A genomic stretch from Lagenorhynchus albirostris chromosome 12, mLagAlb1.1, whole genome shotgun sequence includes:
- the TCF21 gene encoding transcription factor 21: protein MSTGSLSDVDDLQEVEMLDCDGLKMDSNKEFVTSNESTEESSNCETGSPQKGRGGLGKRRKAPTKKSPLSGVSQEGKQVQRNAANARERARMRVLSKAFSRLKTTLPWVPPDTKLSKLDTLRLASSYIAHLRQILANDKYENGYIHPVNLTWPFMVAGKPESDLKEVVTASRLCGTTAS, encoded by the exons ATGTCCACCGGCTCCCTCAGCGATGTGGACGACCTTCAAGAGGTGGAGATGCTGGACTGCGACGGGCTGAAAATGGACTCGAACAAGGAGTTTGTGACTTCCAACGAGAGCACCGAGGAGAGCTCCAACTGCGAGACCGGCTCTCCCCAGAAGGGCCGCGGCGGCCTGGGCAAGAGGAGGAAGGCTCCCACCAAGAAGAGCCCCTTGAGCGGGGTCAGCCAGGAAGGGAAGCAGGTCCAGCGCAATGCGGCCAACGCGCGCGAGCGGGCCCGGATGCGGGTGCTGAGCAAGGCCTTCTCTAGGCTCAAGACCACGCTGCCCTGGGTGCCCCCGGACACCAAGCTCTCCAAGCTGGACACGCTTAGGCTGGCGTCCAGCTACATCGCCCACTTGAGGCAGATCCTGGCCAACGACAAGTACGAGAACGGTTATATTCACCCGGTCAACCTG ACGTGGCCCTTTATGGTGGCCGGGAAACCCGAGAGTGACCTGAAAGAAGTGGTGACCGCAAGCCGCTTATGTGGAACCACGGCGTCCTGA